The following are from one region of the Gloeomargarita lithophora Alchichica-D10 genome:
- the folB gene encoding dihydroneopterin aldolase, whose translation MGDMIHLQNLRVYGYTGFLPEEQALGQWFAVDVCLKLSLEIAGQSDHIQDTLDYRSVIDQVKTTIETERFHLLERLTYVLVEKVLAFPLVQAVTLRVTKVAPPIPDFTGSISIELHRVKVQVQS comes from the coding sequence ATGGGTGACATGATTCATTTACAAAACCTACGGGTCTATGGTTATACGGGTTTTTTACCTGAAGAACAGGCTCTCGGCCAGTGGTTTGCGGTGGATGTGTGTTTGAAATTATCCCTAGAAATTGCAGGACAAAGTGATCATATACAGGACACTTTGGACTATCGAAGTGTGATTGATCAGGTTAAAACCACAATTGAAACCGAGCGTTTTCACCTATTAGAACGGCTGACCTATGTATTGGTAGAAAAAGTGTTGGCGTTCCCTTTGGTGCAGGCGGTGACTCTGCGGGTGACCAAGGTGGCACCACCGATTCCTGACTTCACTGGTTCAATTAGTATCGAACTGCACCGTGTTAAAGTGCAGGTACAGTCCTGA